A single region of the Prevotella sp. HUN102 genome encodes:
- the bglX gene encoding beta-glucosidase BglX, translating into MRKIFLAIGILCSVLTASAQDDMKTFVDNLMAKMTLKEKIGQLNLLPGGDITTGQAMNSPLGTLAAKGELGAILNVKGQDKIRELQEIAVKKSRLGIPMIFGQDVIHGYETVFPIPLAQACSWDLAAIEEGARIAAKEATAQGISWVYSPMVDVSIDPRWGRIAESAGEDPLLNGLVGAALIRGYQGNYGPENAMACVKHYALYGAAEAGRDYNTTDMSRVRMYNQYFLPFKMAVEAGAGSFMSSFNIVDGIPATGNKWLLTEVLRNQWKFDGFLATDYGAINEMSVHGIGEQDVCVAQALKAGTDIDMCSGAYINQLEKCLNNGTVTIADIDLACRRVLEAKYKLGLFKDPYRFCDKKRATKDMYTAESRLAARNLAAETFVLLKNQHNLLPLKKEGKIALVGPLGDTRNNLPGMWSTGDKPEKYTTLKEAMQKALKGKATVTYAQGSNIYRDAQTQKAASFGREITRVDDTQAKAEALRIARESDVIIAALGEMAEMSGESSSRSDLHLPDVQMELLQALVATGKPVVLLNYSGRPTILTWENENVNSILNVWYGGSETGDAICDVLFGDKVPSGKLTTTFPKSMGQIPMYYNHLNTGRPVPDGAQEFRKYQSNYLDIRNDELYPFGYGLSYTTFSYGDITLSANSMSQSGTVKATVTVSNTGRYDADEVVQLYIRDRFASISRPVKELKGFERISLKAGESKTISFNITPDMLKFYNSDLHFVLEPGDFDIMIGPHSKNLKTAKLTVI; encoded by the coding sequence ATGAGAAAAATATTTTTAGCAATAGGCATTTTGTGTTCGGTGCTTACGGCATCGGCACAAGACGATATGAAAACCTTCGTCGATAATCTGATGGCGAAGATGACGCTGAAAGAGAAAATCGGTCAGCTTAATCTTCTTCCCGGTGGCGACATCACAACCGGACAGGCAATGAACAGTCCGCTCGGAACGCTTGCAGCAAAAGGCGAACTCGGTGCCATTCTCAACGTGAAAGGACAGGATAAGATTCGAGAGTTGCAGGAGATTGCCGTGAAGAAGAGCCGTCTGGGTATTCCTATGATATTCGGACAGGACGTTATTCACGGTTATGAAACCGTTTTTCCCATTCCGTTGGCACAAGCGTGCTCTTGGGATCTCGCTGCCATCGAAGAAGGTGCCCGCATCGCTGCAAAGGAAGCTACGGCACAGGGCATCAGTTGGGTATATAGCCCGATGGTAGACGTATCAATCGACCCCCGTTGGGGACGCATTGCAGAGAGTGCCGGCGAAGATCCTTTGCTCAACGGTCTCGTCGGAGCTGCGCTCATTCGCGGCTATCAAGGCAACTACGGTCCGGAAAATGCAATGGCCTGCGTGAAGCACTATGCGCTTTACGGTGCAGCCGAGGCTGGCCGCGACTACAACACCACGGATATGAGCCGTGTCCGTATGTACAACCAGTACTTCCTTCCGTTCAAGATGGCCGTCGAAGCCGGTGCAGGCTCGTTTATGTCGTCTTTCAACATCGTAGACGGCATACCGGCAACCGGCAACAAATGGTTGCTTACGGAAGTGCTTCGCAATCAGTGGAAATTCGACGGCTTTCTCGCTACCGACTACGGTGCTATCAACGAAATGAGCGTACACGGAATTGGCGAACAGGACGTGTGCGTTGCACAGGCACTCAAGGCAGGAACAGATATAGATATGTGCTCCGGTGCCTACATCAACCAGTTGGAAAAATGCCTCAACAACGGTACTGTTACCATCGCCGACATTGATTTGGCTTGCCGCCGTGTGCTGGAGGCAAAGTATAAACTCGGTCTTTTCAAGGATCCTTACCGATTCTGCGACAAGAAGCGCGCCACAAAGGATATGTACACGGCGGAAAGTCGTCTTGCAGCCCGCAATCTTGCAGCCGAGACCTTTGTTCTTCTGAAGAATCAGCACAATCTCCTCCCATTGAAGAAGGAAGGAAAGATTGCGCTCGTCGGACCTTTGGGCGACACAAGAAACAATCTTCCGGGTATGTGGTCCACAGGAGACAAGCCTGAGAAGTACACTACGCTGAAAGAAGCTATGCAAAAGGCACTCAAGGGTAAGGCAACCGTAACCTATGCACAGGGCAGCAACATCTACCGCGACGCACAGACGCAGAAAGCTGCATCGTTCGGGCGCGAGATTACTCGTGTAGACGATACCCAAGCCAAGGCAGAAGCATTGCGCATTGCCCGTGAATCCGATGTCATCATAGCTGCACTGGGCGAAATGGCAGAGATGAGCGGCGAAAGCTCAAGCCGAAGCGACCTTCATCTTCCCGATGTTCAGATGGAACTCTTGCAGGCACTCGTGGCTACGGGAAAGCCAGTCGTACTGCTTAACTACTCCGGCCGCCCCACCATTCTCACTTGGGAAAACGAGAATGTAAACTCAATTCTCAACGTTTGGTACGGTGGATCAGAAACCGGCGACGCCATCTGCGACGTCCTCTTCGGCGACAAAGTGCCCAGCGGCAAGCTCACAACGACCTTCCCTAAGTCTATGGGACAGATTCCTATGTACTACAATCATCTGAACACCGGTCGTCCGGTTCCCGACGGCGCACAGGAGTTCCGCAAATATCAGAGCAACTACCTTGATATTCGCAACGATGAGCTTTACCCATTCGGTTACGGGCTCAGCTATACCACGTTCAGCTACGGCGACATCACGCTTTCAGCAAACTCTATGAGCCAGAGCGGCACGGTAAAAGCAACCGTTACCGTGAGCAATACCGGCAGATACGATGCCGACGAAGTAGTCCAGCTCTACATCCGCGACAGATTTGCAAGCATTTCCCGTCCAGTTAAGGAACTGAAAGGATTCGAGCGCATCAGTCTGAAAGCAGGCGAAAGCAAGACAATCAGCTTCAACATCACGCCCGATATGCTGAAATTCTATAACAGCGACCTCCATTTCGTGCTCGAACCGGGCGACTTCGACATAATGATTGGCCCTCACAGCAAGAACCTAAAGACGGCAAAGCTCACGGTTATTTAA
- a CDS encoding glycoside hydrolase family 3 C-terminal domain-containing protein, producing the protein MRKILIAVVAVLASVSSWGQKSVPVYLDNTKPIEERVEDALARMTLDEKLGVIHAQSKFSSRGVPRLGMPDFWTDDGPHGVRPDVLWDEWEQAGQTNDSCVAFPALTCLAATFDPSLAMRYGISLGEEARYRGKDMILGPGVNIYRTPLNGRNFEYMGEDPFLASTMVVPYIQGLQSNGVAACVKHYALNNDEEYRNQVNVVISDRALHEIYLPAFKAAVQKGHVWGLMGAYNLYKNQHNCHNEILLNQILKRDWKFDGVVISDWGGAHDTEQSVMNGLDMEFGTWTDGLHFGASNAYQNYYLANPYKEGILNGKYTTKELDDKVRRVLRTFFRTTMNPDRKTGSMCSEEHYETARDVANSGIVLLKNDKSVLPVNVSKARRILVVGENAVKMMTVGGGSSSLKVQREVSPLDGLKAALPGVQVDYERGYVGDVTGAYNGVTTGQDLSESRNASQLIADAVAKAKNADYVIFFGGLNKSDYQDCEGHDRKNYELPYNQDAVIEALAKANKNFIYVNISGNAVAMPWINKIPAIVQGWFIGSEAGNALADVLTGKANPSGKLPFSWGRTLNDYGAHALNTYPGKWRADKKIIDEEYKEGIYVGYRWMDSKKIKPTFAFGHGLSYTTFALSNLRASTKDVTRDGKITFTVNVKNTGKRAGAEVVQLYIHDDEASVDRPYKELKGFQKVFLQPGESKDVQITIDNEAMSFYDEASNGWKSENGSFTALVGNSSDNLPLNIKFNLK; encoded by the coding sequence ATGAGAAAAATTCTGATTGCCGTTGTCGCAGTATTGGCGAGCGTCTCTTCTTGGGGACAGAAGTCCGTACCGGTTTATCTCGACAACACAAAACCAATCGAGGAGCGTGTGGAGGATGCGCTCGCACGAATGACGCTCGATGAGAAGTTGGGCGTGATACACGCACAAAGCAAATTCTCGTCAAGAGGAGTTCCCCGGCTCGGTATGCCCGACTTCTGGACCGACGACGGACCTCACGGAGTGCGCCCCGACGTGCTGTGGGATGAATGGGAACAAGCCGGACAGACCAACGATTCCTGCGTGGCTTTCCCTGCATTGACTTGTCTGGCAGCCACATTCGACCCTTCGCTGGCGATGAGATACGGTATAAGTCTGGGCGAAGAAGCACGCTATCGTGGCAAGGATATGATTCTTGGCCCCGGTGTAAACATCTACCGCACTCCATTGAACGGACGCAACTTTGAATATATGGGCGAAGACCCATTCCTTGCGTCCACAATGGTTGTTCCCTACATACAGGGATTGCAGAGCAACGGCGTTGCGGCCTGCGTGAAGCATTACGCTCTGAACAACGACGAAGAGTATCGTAATCAGGTGAATGTCGTTATTTCAGACCGTGCGCTCCACGAAATCTATCTCCCGGCGTTCAAGGCTGCCGTGCAGAAAGGACACGTTTGGGGACTGATGGGTGCATACAATCTTTATAAAAATCAGCACAACTGCCACAACGAAATCCTATTAAATCAAATCCTTAAACGTGATTGGAAATTCGACGGAGTGGTAATTTCAGACTGGGGAGGCGCACACGACACCGAACAATCCGTGATGAACGGCCTCGATATGGAGTTTGGCACTTGGACGGATGGCTTGCATTTCGGTGCTTCCAACGCCTATCAGAACTACTATCTTGCCAATCCTTATAAGGAAGGTATCCTGAACGGAAAGTACACAACGAAAGAATTGGACGACAAAGTGCGCCGTGTCTTGCGCACTTTCTTCCGTACCACGATGAATCCCGACCGTAAAACGGGTTCAATGTGCTCGGAAGAGCATTACGAAACTGCGCGCGACGTGGCAAATAGCGGCATCGTTCTGTTGAAAAACGACAAGAGCGTGCTTCCTGTCAATGTGTCGAAAGCAAGGCGAATCCTCGTTGTCGGCGAGAATGCCGTCAAGATGATGACCGTCGGCGGTGGTTCTTCCTCGTTGAAAGTTCAGCGTGAAGTGTCTCCTCTCGATGGCCTCAAGGCTGCATTGCCGGGTGTTCAGGTAGACTATGAACGTGGATATGTGGGCGATGTAACGGGTGCATACAATGGTGTTACCACAGGACAGGATCTTTCTGAAAGCCGAAACGCCAGTCAGCTCATTGCAGACGCAGTTGCAAAGGCGAAGAATGCCGACTATGTAATCTTCTTCGGTGGCTTAAACAAGTCCGATTATCAGGATTGTGAAGGTCACGACCGTAAGAACTACGAGCTTCCGTACAATCAGGATGCAGTAATCGAGGCTCTGGCAAAGGCCAACAAGAACTTCATCTACGTGAATATTTCGGGTAATGCAGTTGCTATGCCTTGGATAAACAAGATACCTGCTATCGTTCAGGGATGGTTTATCGGTTCGGAAGCAGGCAATGCGCTTGCTGATGTTCTCACAGGCAAGGCCAATCCATCGGGCAAACTGCCGTTCAGTTGGGGCAGAACGCTGAACGATTATGGTGCACACGCCCTCAATACATATCCCGGAAAGTGGCGTGCTGACAAGAAGATAATAGATGAGGAATACAAGGAGGGCATCTATGTGGGCTATCGCTGGATGGATTCAAAGAAGATAAAGCCTACCTTTGCATTCGGACACGGACTCAGTTACACCACATTTGCCCTCTCCAACCTCCGTGCATCGACAAAAGACGTAACGCGCGACGGAAAGATTACCTTCACAGTCAATGTGAAGAACACCGGCAAACGCGCGGGAGCTGAGGTTGTTCAGCTCTACATTCACGACGATGAAGCGAGCGTGGACCGTCCATACAAAGAGCTGAAAGGCTTCCAGAAGGTGTTCTTGCAACCCGGTGAGAGCAAGGACGTACAGATAACTATCGACAACGAAGCGATGAGCTTCTACGATGAGGCATCAAACGGATGGAAGAGCGAGAACGGTTCGTTCACGGCACTCGTAGGAAATTCATCAGACAACCTCCCATTGAACATTAAATTCAATTTGAAATGA
- a CDS encoding ATP-binding protein has product MISKDIVKQVLASNQKDVENYKVIPRALPSDDFGCCVFVGVRRTGKSFMLYQKMQQMLNAGCQWDEMLYLNFEDDRLTSFDSNDFELILESHTEMYGKRPMLFLDEAQNIEGWEKFARRLADRKYSVWITGSNAKMLSLEIMTTLGGRYLTTEVYPYSFEEFLDVQAVPHDEISLLATEERARMLRAWNEYLAWGGLPESIRLEVKRNYLSSTFQKIYLGDIVSRNSISNSALLRLMLKKLAENVGQPVSYNRLANVLSSVSGKITMPTVSKYIEYSEAAWLLLRLRNVSAPFAEKETSGKYYFIDNGILNLFLLNGETILLENIVALALFRKYGHDSDNERIFFYNNKVEVDFYIPEDGLAIQVSYSIIQTPETYEREVNALRKIPKVLACKRRLILTNDESDRIEDDFGIIEVMPVWKWLLM; this is encoded by the coding sequence ATGATTAGTAAGGATATTGTTAAACAGGTTTTGGCATCCAATCAAAAGGATGTTGAAAATTATAAGGTAATCCCTCGTGCATTACCTTCAGATGATTTTGGATGCTGTGTATTTGTCGGTGTACGTCGTACCGGAAAATCCTTTATGCTCTATCAGAAAATGCAGCAGATGCTCAATGCCGGTTGTCAATGGGATGAAATGCTGTATCTTAATTTTGAAGATGATCGTTTGACATCGTTTGACTCAAATGATTTCGAACTTATATTGGAATCCCATACGGAAATGTATGGAAAGCGTCCTATGCTTTTTCTGGACGAAGCACAGAATATTGAAGGATGGGAAAAGTTTGCCCGTCGCTTGGCTGACAGAAAATATTCTGTCTGGATTACGGGCAGTAATGCCAAAATGCTGTCTTTGGAGATAATGACAACCTTGGGAGGCCGCTATTTGACAACGGAAGTCTATCCTTATAGTTTTGAAGAATTTCTTGATGTGCAAGCTGTTCCACACGATGAAATATCATTGTTGGCTACTGAGGAACGTGCGAGAATGCTTCGTGCTTGGAATGAATATCTTGCTTGGGGAGGATTGCCGGAATCAATAAGGCTTGAAGTTAAGCGTAATTATCTCAGCAGCACATTTCAGAAAATATATTTGGGAGATATTGTCAGTCGGAACAGCATATCTAATTCGGCCTTGTTGCGGCTGATGCTTAAAAAACTGGCAGAGAATGTGGGACAGCCGGTTTCCTACAATCGTTTGGCGAATGTTCTTTCTTCGGTAAGTGGAAAAATAACGATGCCAACTGTCAGTAAATATATTGAATACAGTGAAGCAGCGTGGCTCTTGTTACGGCTTAGAAATGTTTCCGCACCATTTGCCGAAAAGGAAACTTCGGGTAAATACTATTTCATAGATAATGGAATACTGAACTTGTTTCTGCTTAATGGTGAAACTATACTGCTTGAAAATATCGTGGCACTTGCTTTGTTTCGTAAATACGGGCACGACTCTGATAATGAGAGAATCTTCTTTTATAATAATAAAGTGGAAGTGGATTTCTATATTCCGGAAGATGGACTTGCCATACAGGTTTCGTATAGTATAATCCAAACACCTGAAACTTACGAGCGTGAGGTAAATGCCTTGAGAAAAATTCCTAAGGTGCTCGCTTGCAAGCGTCGTCTGATATTGACCAATGATGAATCTGACAGGATAGAAGATGATTTCGGTATCATAGAAGTAATGCCGGTTTGGAAGTGGCTGCTGATGTAA
- a CDS encoding glycoside hydrolase family 5 protein: MLGITAYAKPKSKFVTIDGVNLIQPNGKKLFIKGTNLGNWVNPEGYMFGFQKTNSYWMIDQMLAQLVGPDETAAFWKEFKQNYITRKDIEFIAAAGANTIRLPFNYKSFTDEDYMGINSNQDGFALVDSVVTWCRDNHLYLILDMHDCPGGQTGDNIDNSYGYPWLFVSEESQKLFCRIWLEIAARYKDEPVILGYDLMNEPIATYFEKEYDKLNPLLEPLYKRVTKEIRKVDRNHIIMLGGAQWNGNFKPFTDWKFDDKIMYTCHRYGAGSSKSSYQDLIDFRDKTGLPMYMGEIGHNTDEWQEEVCKTLEENNIGYTFWPYKKVDNSCFNAVKRPVEWDSVIVKFAESDRSTYKNIRENRPDQAVACRLLREYLNNIKVENCTPQVSYIKSLRLK, encoded by the coding sequence ATGTTAGGCATCACGGCTTATGCAAAGCCAAAATCGAAGTTCGTTACCATTGACGGCGTGAACTTGATACAGCCAAACGGCAAGAAACTCTTCATCAAAGGTACGAATCTGGGCAACTGGGTAAATCCCGAGGGATATATGTTCGGCTTTCAGAAGACCAATTCCTATTGGATGATCGACCAGATGCTGGCACAGCTCGTCGGTCCGGACGAAACCGCCGCCTTCTGGAAAGAGTTCAAGCAGAACTACATCACACGGAAAGACATCGAGTTCATCGCTGCTGCCGGAGCAAATACCATCCGACTGCCTTTCAATTACAAGTCGTTTACCGACGAGGATTATATGGGCATCAACAGCAATCAGGACGGTTTTGCGCTCGTTGATTCAGTAGTAACGTGGTGTCGCGACAATCATCTCTATCTGATTCTCGATATGCACGACTGCCCCGGTGGGCAGACGGGCGACAATATCGACAATTCCTACGGCTATCCTTGGCTCTTCGTAAGCGAGGAAAGCCAAAAACTCTTCTGCAGGATATGGCTCGAAATCGCAGCACGCTACAAGGATGAGCCGGTGATTCTCGGCTACGACCTGATGAACGAACCTATCGCAACCTACTTTGAAAAAGAATACGACAAGCTGAATCCTCTGTTGGAGCCGCTCTATAAACGCGTTACAAAGGAGATAAGAAAGGTGGACAGGAATCATATCATAATGCTGGGAGGCGCGCAATGGAACGGAAATTTCAAGCCGTTCACGGACTGGAAGTTCGATGACAAGATTATGTACACCTGCCACCGGTATGGTGCCGGGAGCAGCAAGTCGTCTTATCAGGATCTCATCGACTTCCGCGACAAGACAGGATTGCCTATGTATATGGGCGAAATCGGGCACAACACCGACGAGTGGCAGGAAGAAGTGTGCAAGACTTTGGAGGAAAACAACATCGGCTACACGTTCTGGCCCTACAAGAAGGTGGACAACAGTTGCTTCAACGCCGTAAAGCGGCCTGTCGAATGGGATTCCGTCATTGTGAAATTTGCTGAAAGCGACCGCAGCACCTACAAGAATATCCGTGAAAACAGACCGGATCAGGCCGTGGCTTGTCGGTTGCTTCGCGAATATCTTAACAACATTAAGGTGGAAAACTGCACGCCTCAAGTTTCCTATATCAAGTCGCTGAGACTTAAATAA